The Helicobacter ganmani nucleotide sequence CCAGCTATTTATAATTCCAAATACGACTTTTTAGGGCAGTCTTATGCATCAATGTATCCTAATTTGCATAAATATCCCGCAACAATGCTTCCTCAAATTGGGCTTGAATTGCTTAAGGAATTTAAAGCCAAGAAAAGTAATCTTTTAGACCCATTTTGTGGGAGCGGAAGCAGTTTTGTGAGTGGTTTAGAATATGGGATTAAGCATTTTATGGGTTTTGATTTAAATCCTCTAGCAATAATGATTTCAAAGGCGAGAATGTCTTATATAGAATATTCCTATCTTATTAAAGAAAAAGAGAAACTCTTGCATCACATAGAATCTAAAAATGAATCGCCTTTAGATTCTAATCCCCTAACAAATATCACAAATCTTGATTTTTGGATAGAGAAAAATGCACAGCGGGATTTAAAACTGATTTTTTCTTATCTTAAAAATTTAGAGGACAAAAGTGTGCAAAATCTCTTTATACTTGCTTTTAGCGAGACTTTGCGGGAATGTAGCTATACTCGCAATAATGAATTTAAACTCTTTAGAATGAAAGATTATGAAAATTATAAGCCCAATGTGTATGCTATTTTTACCAAAAATATAGAATCTCTCGTGAGAGATTATTTGCAGTTTTATCAACCCAAATTGCAAAAAATTAGTCTTCATCTTAGTAATACAAATTTTCAAAATTCAAAGCAAAAATTTGATACCTTGCTAACAAGCCCACCTTATGGGGATTCTAGAAC carries:
- a CDS encoding modification methylase; translation: MTLLEKSYLNAGFVSEYNLKDSKEQYPAIYNSKYDFLGQSYASMYPNLHKYPATMLPQIGLELLKEFKAKKSNLLDPFCGSGSSFVSGLEYGIKHFMGFDLNPLAIMISKARMSYIEYSYLIKEKEKLLHHIESKNESPLDSNPLTNITNLDFWIEKNAQRDLKLIFSYLKNLEDKSVQNLFILAFSETLRECSYTRNNEFKLFRMKDYENYKPNVYAIFTKNIESLVRDYLQFYQPKLQKISLHLSNTNFQNSKQKFDTLLTSPPYGDSRTTVAYGQFSTFINEWLGFKDPRKLDSKLIGGIRAKKLYETGLIKDYILEISTIDKKRALEISSFYFDLESSIQNLIDSINLGGKVFFIVGNRRVKNIELPTDRFIAEVFCNNGFTHLQTIKRKISNKSMPLQNSPTNKAGVLSRTMNEEYIVICKKRDLGKCKNHIEIKSQIAEIK